In Methanobacterium paludis, the following proteins share a genomic window:
- a CDS encoding DUF1932 domain-containing protein — MKVGFLGFGEVASTLSDGLIRNGVDVCACVEGRSSRTRDLADKVGVNRCKTNREVAEISEIIVSAVVPSSAVEVAKEVGEHFNGVYVDVNNISPQRVKEALGFIKKGKTVDASLIGSVKKGLDVKIIASGSGAERFAKLNGYGMNIEVISHEIGQASAIKMLRSAYTKGVSALLFETLLVAYKMGVDEMLLECISETECPGFKESAMSRIISSTFHAERRAQEMMEVVKVVSEHTNPMMSRATSEFFKLLSNKEGKHEKKLENYRDVFYSFYED; from the coding sequence ATGAAAGTGGGATTTTTAGGATTTGGAGAAGTTGCATCAACATTAAGTGATGGACTTATACGCAACGGAGTGGATGTTTGCGCTTGTGTTGAGGGTAGAAGTTCAAGAACACGAGATCTTGCAGATAAAGTTGGTGTTAATCGTTGCAAAACCAATAGAGAAGTTGCAGAAATATCAGAAATCATCGTATCTGCAGTTGTTCCATCCAGCGCTGTTGAAGTTGCAAAGGAAGTTGGAGAACATTTTAATGGTGTTTATGTGGATGTAAATAACATTTCACCCCAAAGGGTTAAAGAAGCACTTGGGTTTATAAAAAAAGGTAAAACTGTTGATGCATCGTTAATAGGGAGTGTAAAAAAAGGGTTGGATGTTAAGATCATTGCATCAGGCAGCGGTGCAGAGCGTTTTGCAAAGCTCAACGGTTATGGGATGAATATAGAAGTTATAAGTCATGAAATTGGTCAAGCTTCTGCTATAAAGATGCTTAGAAGTGCATACACCAAGGGAGTTTCGGCTCTGCTTTTTGAAACTCTTTTGGTGGCTTATAAAATGGGAGTTGATGAAATGCTCCTTGAATGCATATCTGAAACTGAATGCCCTGGTTTCAAGGAATCTGCAATGTCCAGAATAATAAGCAGTACATTTCATGCTGAAAGACGTGCTCAGGAGATGATGGAGGTTGTGAAAGTGGTTTCTGAACATACAAATCCCATGATGAGCAGGGCAACATCTGAATTTTTTAAATTACTCTCAAATAAAGAGGGTAAACATGAAAAGAAACTGGAAAATTATAGAGATGTGTTTTACAGTTTCTATGAAGACTGA
- a CDS encoding damage-control phosphatase ARMT1 family protein, with protein sequence MKVHYECAACFLRQAREAVDLATNDESLKMDVTEKVTKIVCKNFHGGAASNVIGTEIHRTIKKETGNKDPYSYQREICNEIALKFLPRVEKIVEDQNGLESYLKAAIAGNVIDFGAMGLDSDMEGILIKTMEKGFGVNNSKELENELEKAKTVLYLADNIGEIVFDKLLIKKLHEYGVEVTVALKEKPILNDACLEDALGIGLEEVAELITTGTDSVGVIYEDVSSKFKEIFDKADMVIAKGLGNYEGLGEMYLKEKPVFSLLNAKCDPVARDIGVEKGDNVVLMLNASKN encoded by the coding sequence ATGAAAGTTCACTACGAATGCGCAGCATGTTTCTTAAGACAGGCAAGAGAAGCAGTTGATCTTGCAACAAACGATGAATCATTGAAAATGGATGTTACAGAGAAGGTCACAAAAATAGTGTGTAAAAATTTCCACGGGGGTGCAGCTTCCAACGTGATTGGAACAGAGATACACAGAACCATAAAGAAAGAAACTGGAAACAAGGATCCATACAGTTATCAAAGGGAAATTTGCAATGAAATAGCCCTGAAATTCCTTCCAAGGGTTGAAAAAATAGTGGAGGATCAAAACGGGCTTGAAAGTTACCTAAAAGCAGCAATAGCAGGCAATGTCATAGACTTCGGTGCAATGGGGCTGGACTCAGACATGGAAGGCATCCTAATTAAAACCATGGAAAAAGGTTTTGGGGTAAACAACTCCAAAGAGCTTGAAAATGAGCTTGAAAAGGCTAAAACTGTTTTGTACCTTGCAGACAACATAGGGGAGATAGTATTTGATAAGTTACTCATAAAAAAACTCCACGAATATGGGGTGGAAGTTACAGTAGCTCTTAAAGAAAAACCAATTTTAAACGATGCATGCCTGGAAGATGCCCTCGGTATCGGTTTGGAAGAGGTTGCAGAGCTCATAACTACAGGTACGGACTCTGTAGGTGTAATCTATGAGGATGTATCATCTAAATTCAAGGAAATATTTGATAAGGCAGATATGGTCATAGCCAAGGGCCTTGGAAACTACGAAGGCTTGGGAGAGATGTATCTCAAGGAAAAACCAGTATTTTCCCTTTTGAACGCTAAATGCGACCCTGTTGCAAGGGATATTGGCGTGGAAAAGGGTGATAATGTGGTTTTAATGCTCAATGCCTCTAAAAATTAA
- a CDS encoding site-2 protease family protein → MENFDLIEKNISNYFQVEGFHSTEEGSYFVIYDYDHDKFSWLIQDMAEIGYIPFMEPYGENYRIGIAEKPEKRKSNIYINIVLFVVTVATTIYAGYMVGNQNIWSGVAFSIAILSILGVHESAHFFAARKHGVEATLPYFVPAPTLIGTFGAVINVKSPIPDKNALFDLGFSGPIAGIIVTIPVLITGILLSTVVPIDSGAGMFNPPPLMAIFMYFLAPTVPAGYMLQIHPVLFAAWVGIIVTMLNLMPVSFLDGGHISRSLFDGKTHQIISMMGIVVTVVLGWITMAILMFLILFFTKKHPGALDNASKLTRGRKIMALVMLIILILCLSPIPTNSL, encoded by the coding sequence GTGGAAAACTTCGATCTCATTGAGAAGAACATCTCAAATTACTTTCAGGTAGAGGGATTTCATTCTACTGAAGAAGGTTCTTATTTTGTCATTTACGACTATGATCACGATAAATTTTCTTGGTTAATCCAGGATATGGCTGAAATAGGTTACATTCCATTTATGGAGCCTTATGGGGAAAATTACAGAATAGGGATAGCTGAAAAACCTGAAAAGAGAAAATCCAATATTTACATAAATATAGTTCTTTTTGTTGTAACCGTTGCAACCACCATCTATGCAGGTTACATGGTTGGAAACCAGAACATATGGAGTGGTGTAGCATTTTCGATAGCAATCTTGAGTATATTGGGGGTTCATGAGAGTGCTCACTTTTTTGCAGCTCGAAAACATGGTGTTGAAGCAACTTTACCTTACTTCGTACCTGCACCCACTCTTATCGGGACATTTGGGGCAGTTATAAATGTTAAATCACCTATTCCTGATAAAAATGCCCTTTTCGATCTTGGGTTCAGCGGGCCGATTGCAGGGATCATCGTTACAATTCCTGTCCTCATAACTGGAATTTTATTATCAACGGTGGTTCCAATAGATTCAGGGGCTGGAATGTTCAACCCACCACCTTTAATGGCCATATTTATGTACTTCTTGGCACCAACTGTACCTGCAGGTTACATGCTGCAGATTCACCCTGTTCTATTTGCTGCGTGGGTTGGTATAATAGTGACTATGCTCAATTTGATGCCTGTATCATTCTTAGACGGTGGACACATCTCAAGGTCGCTTTTCGATGGTAAGACTCACCAGATAATATCTATGATGGGTATAGTGGTAACAGTGGTTCTTGGATGGATAACAATGGCCATACTAATGTTTTTAATACTCTTTTTTACTAAAAAGCATCCTGGAGCACTTGATAATGCTTCAAAATTGACAAGGGGCAGAAAAATTATGGCGTTGGTTATGCTGATAATTCTTATTCTGTGTTTATCCCCAATTCCAACAAATTCTCTTTAA
- a CDS encoding MoaD/ThiS family protein: MEVKIVIGENTEIREINENQTVKDMLEIMDVPSETVVVKKNNYIVIEEEPVADGDTIEIIQVIYGG, encoded by the coding sequence ATGGAAGTAAAAATAGTCATAGGGGAAAATACAGAGATCCGGGAAATAAATGAGAATCAAACAGTAAAAGACATGCTTGAAATTATGGATGTTCCCTCAGAAACAGTGGTCGTCAAAAAAAACAATTACATCGTTATAGAAGAAGAGCCAGTTGCTGACGGGGACACAATTGAAATTATACAGGTTATATACGGTGGTTAA
- a CDS encoding TIGR00269 family protein, giving the protein MNVCTKCGNPHVIIKKKQSGQKLCRECFIETTKEKVLHDIRKYKLIEKGDKVLLGLSGGKDSVMLLDILNSLKERNIIDLVAVTIDEGITGYREDGVRIAASNAEKLGVKHRIVSFKDYFGLTLDDIVEKDSDLARSRHPCTYCGVFRRWFLNKVAKEEGATKIATGHNLDDETESILMNYLEGNIRNLTRIGPKSESRNKEFTVKIKPLSEIPEKEIGLYVVAKGMDVHFAGCPYAGESFRAEIGKFIKDLSVEHPTIMYSTLRGFEKIKPVLKNEFANESSTGVCVNCGEPASGDLCKACSFLKHWDEN; this is encoded by the coding sequence ATGAACGTATGTACTAAATGCGGAAATCCTCATGTTATCATAAAGAAAAAACAGTCTGGCCAGAAGTTATGCCGTGAGTGTTTCATAGAAACCACAAAAGAAAAAGTTTTGCATGATATCCGTAAATATAAACTCATAGAAAAGGGAGATAAAGTTCTCCTTGGACTTTCAGGCGGTAAAGACAGCGTCATGCTACTGGACATCCTTAACTCACTCAAAGAAAGGAACATAATAGATCTGGTTGCTGTAACAATTGATGAGGGTATAACCGGATACAGGGAAGATGGTGTGCGCATCGCAGCAAGTAACGCTGAAAAATTAGGCGTAAAACATAGAATTGTGTCTTTTAAGGATTATTTTGGACTAACACTCGATGATATAGTTGAGAAAGATTCTGATCTTGCACGTTCAAGGCATCCCTGCACGTACTGCGGAGTTTTCAGGCGATGGTTCCTCAACAAGGTAGCCAAGGAAGAAGGAGCCACCAAAATAGCAACAGGCCACAATTTGGACGATGAAACTGAGTCGATACTCATGAATTACCTTGAGGGAAACATCCGAAATTTAACACGAATCGGTCCAAAGTCAGAGTCAAGAAACAAAGAGTTCACAGTGAAGATAAAACCATTAAGTGAGATACCCGAAAAGGAAATTGGTCTTTATGTTGTGGCTAAGGGCATGGATGTGCACTTTGCAGGTTGTCCTTATGCGGGAGAGTCGTTCAGGGCTGAAATCGGCAAGTTCATAAAGGATCTTTCTGTGGAACATCCAACCATCATGTACTCAACCCTGCGTGGTTTTGAGAAGATAAAACCAGTTCTAAAAAATGAGTTTGCAAATGAATCCAGTACAGGGGTCTGTGTAAACTGTGGCGAACCTGCTTCAGGTGATCTCTGTAAGGCTTGTAGCTTCCTTAAACATTGGGATGAGAATTGA
- a CDS encoding dihydropteroate synthase-like protein, which translates to MKILIVTGKLASKLVKKESAKSEQDIYVHMVNTPIAAFLTPKRIVKELKDIENQYEFNHDKMGEEKHDENLEEGVDEKIYETPYENTDDLENLNGEYASNFDPKSFDMILTPGLIRKDVSYVEEKTGIPTYKGPKDAADLGIVLEMIEKLELSSKTPADKLIEDELRKRALQFIEDFEKDEEKTKKLLKKPENILVGKLPVGEDFPMRVLAEIANAPLLTDDELLKRAEYFVKSGADMVDIGMIAGETLDNKIPHMVKILKENLDVPVSIDSLNPVELKAAIEARVDMVLSLDHGNVEEVLPLLKGKNIPAVILPTDYRKNWVPRTVDERVKSLESLREKCSGIDVIADLILDPINSSSIVDSIMACRQFKEKNSEPVFFGIGNVTELLDADSVGVNALLAGIAMELGASVLFTPEESGKTRGSVRELAVSSDMMFLSKKRGSIPKDLGINLLVLKDKRKSDVITEEFDVPIVEGEIDTKFIQDPAGSFKILVEEGLITAVHYIKMEPQIAITGKKAKKLYDEILKRGLISRMEHATYLGAELQKAEIAVKLGKNYVQDFPIFN; encoded by the coding sequence ATGAAAATTTTAATTGTAACAGGAAAATTGGCAAGCAAACTCGTAAAAAAGGAATCAGCTAAATCAGAACAGGATATTTACGTTCATATGGTTAACACACCTATAGCTGCATTTTTAACCCCTAAAAGGATAGTTAAAGAGCTAAAAGACATTGAAAATCAGTATGAATTTAATCATGATAAAATGGGTGAAGAAAAGCATGATGAGAATCTGGAAGAAGGGGTAGATGAAAAGATCTATGAGACTCCATATGAGAATACAGATGATCTAGAAAATTTGAATGGAGAATACGCTTCAAATTTCGATCCAAAATCATTTGACATGATTCTAACACCGGGACTCATAAGAAAAGACGTAAGTTACGTGGAAGAAAAAACTGGTATTCCAACTTATAAAGGGCCTAAAGATGCTGCTGATCTTGGGATAGTTCTTGAAATGATTGAAAAACTTGAATTATCCTCAAAAACACCTGCAGATAAATTAATCGAGGATGAGCTTCGAAAACGTGCCCTCCAGTTCATAGAAGACTTTGAAAAAGATGAGGAAAAAACTAAAAAACTCCTGAAAAAGCCTGAAAATATTCTGGTTGGAAAACTTCCAGTTGGAGAAGATTTCCCAATGAGGGTACTTGCTGAGATAGCCAACGCACCCCTTTTAACCGATGACGAACTGCTCAAAAGGGCAGAATACTTCGTGAAATCAGGGGCGGACATGGTGGATATTGGTATGATTGCCGGTGAAACTCTAGACAATAAAATTCCCCACATGGTAAAAATTCTAAAAGAAAATCTGGATGTTCCAGTGAGTATAGACAGCCTTAACCCTGTTGAATTAAAAGCAGCAATTGAAGCCAGGGTTGACATGGTGTTGAGTCTGGATCACGGCAACGTGGAAGAGGTTTTACCACTTCTTAAGGGAAAAAACATCCCTGCAGTTATTCTGCCCACAGATTACCGCAAAAACTGGGTCCCCCGTACAGTTGATGAACGTGTTAAGTCACTTGAGAGTCTGAGGGAAAAATGCAGTGGAATCGATGTGATCGCCGACCTTATCCTCGACCCTATCAATAGCAGTAGCATTGTGGATTCAATAATGGCATGCCGTCAGTTTAAAGAAAAAAACAGTGAACCTGTCTTTTTTGGTATTGGGAATGTTACGGAACTTTTAGATGCTGATTCAGTGGGTGTGAATGCTCTACTTGCAGGTATAGCCATGGAACTTGGTGCCAGCGTACTTTTCACCCCTGAAGAAAGTGGTAAGACTAGGGGGAGTGTTCGGGAGCTTGCAGTGTCCTCAGATATGATGTTCTTGTCTAAAAAGAGGGGATCAATACCGAAGGATCTGGGTATAAACCTTCTTGTCCTGAAAGATAAACGTAAATCAGATGTTATAACCGAAGAGTTTGATGTTCCAATTGTTGAAGGTGAAATTGACACAAAGTTTATTCAGGACCCTGCAGGAAGCTTCAAGATCCTAGTTGAAGAGGGCCTTATAACTGCGGTGCATTACATTAAAATGGAACCTCAAATAGCCATAACTGGGAAGAAAGCCAAGAAACTCTATGATGAAATACTGAAAAGAGGGCTGATTTCAAGGATGGAACATGCCACCTACCTGGGTGCAGAACTTCAAAAAGCTGAAATTGCCGTTAAACTTGGCAAGAACTATGTCCAAGATTTTCCCATATTTAATTAA
- the porC gene encoding pyruvate synthase subunit PorC produces the protein MIEIRFHGRGGQGAVTAAEILAKAAFEDGKYCQAFPFFGVERRGAPVMAFSRIDDQPIRRRYQVYKPNYVIVLDDGLLEVADVFSGIKDGGKIIINTTSDVKTVDGAEVQKIDATGIALEILGVPIVNTVMLGAFAGLTGEISLESLIKIIKETFSGKIGEKNAKAATIAYNKVREE, from the coding sequence ATGATTGAAATTCGCTTTCACGGACGCGGTGGACAGGGAGCCGTAACAGCAGCCGAGATATTGGCAAAGGCAGCCTTTGAAGATGGCAAATACTGTCAAGCATTCCCATTCTTCGGCGTTGAAAGAAGAGGCGCTCCTGTAATGGCGTTTTCAAGAATAGATGACCAGCCCATAAGAAGAAGATATCAAGTTTACAAGCCTAATTATGTAATAGTGCTGGACGACGGCCTTCTTGAAGTCGCAGATGTGTTCTCCGGAATTAAAGACGGAGGAAAAATAATTATAAACACCACAAGTGATGTAAAGACTGTTGACGGCGCAGAAGTCCAAAAAATTGATGCTACAGGTATAGCACTGGAAATTTTAGGTGTCCCAATCGTTAACACCGTTATGCTCGGGGCTTTTGCCGGTTTAACAGGCGAAATTTCACTTGAATCCCTGATAAAAATCATAAAAGAAACTTTCAGTGGAAAAATAGGTGAAAAGAACGCAAAAGCCGCTACAATAGCGTATAATAAAGTAAGAGAGGAATAA
- the porD gene encoding pyruvate synthase subunit PorD, which yields MVSIGAAVKKPGSTTKNKTGSWRTFKPILDKEKCIECENCVLFCPEGCINKEYDIDYDFCKGCGICAEECPVKAIKMERE from the coding sequence ATGGTATCAATTGGAGCAGCTGTTAAAAAACCTGGAAGTACCACTAAAAATAAAACAGGTAGCTGGAGAACATTTAAACCAATTTTGGACAAGGAAAAATGTATAGAATGCGAAAATTGTGTTCTTTTCTGTCCGGAAGGCTGTATAAATAAAGAATATGACATAGACTACGACTTTTGTAAAGGGTGCGGCATATGCGCCGAAGAATGCCCTGTAAAAGCTATAAAAATGGAGAGGGAATAA
- the porA gene encoding pyruvate synthase subunit PorA — MVLKVISANEAIAEAVKLAKPNVIPVYPITPQTTISEHLAKFVADGDIDAEYIRVESEHSAISACVGASGAGVRVFTATSSQGLALMHEILFAAAGLRAPIVLADANRALSAPLCIWNDQQDSISQRDAGWMQIYVENCQEALDSILLGYKVSENHDVLLPSMVCLDGFILTHTVDPVDIPSAEDVDKFLPSYKPEHAFLDPKQPMSIGSFTDPDYYMEARYAMELAMERSKDVIAKANKEFAEIFGREYGFVEKYKCEDADIIIVAMGSVCSTIKDAIDDLRKKGERVGLLRVRVFRPFPVDEIHDALKGASKVAVIDKNISFGIGGVLYNNIKAKMCDVESYGFIVGLGGRDIKPSTIRDIVDKTKNPTKDIEWIGIKEEEL, encoded by the coding sequence ATGGTTCTTAAAGTGATTTCTGCAAACGAAGCAATAGCAGAGGCTGTAAAACTTGCAAAACCGAATGTTATTCCTGTTTATCCCATAACCCCTCAGACAACTATTTCTGAGCACCTTGCAAAGTTCGTTGCAGATGGAGATATAGATGCAGAGTATATTAGAGTTGAATCAGAACACAGTGCAATAAGTGCATGTGTCGGTGCCTCCGGTGCAGGTGTAAGAGTTTTTACAGCAACATCATCACAGGGGTTAGCATTAATGCACGAAATATTATTCGCAGCTGCTGGTTTAAGAGCGCCAATAGTACTTGCAGATGCAAACAGAGCATTATCTGCCCCATTGTGCATATGGAACGATCAACAGGATTCAATATCACAAAGAGATGCAGGATGGATGCAAATCTATGTTGAAAACTGTCAAGAAGCACTTGATTCCATATTACTTGGTTACAAAGTTTCAGAAAACCACGATGTGTTACTTCCAAGTATGGTGTGTCTGGATGGTTTCATACTTACCCACACAGTTGATCCGGTGGATATACCTTCAGCAGAAGATGTTGACAAATTTTTACCGTCATATAAACCAGAACATGCATTCCTTGACCCTAAACAACCCATGTCAATAGGTTCATTTACTGACCCTGATTATTACATGGAAGCAAGGTACGCAATGGAACTGGCAATGGAACGATCAAAAGACGTTATAGCCAAAGCCAACAAGGAGTTTGCAGAGATATTCGGAAGAGAATACGGTTTTGTTGAAAAATACAAATGCGAAGATGCTGACATAATCATCGTTGCAATGGGATCAGTTTGCAGTACAATAAAAGATGCTATAGACGACCTCCGTAAGAAAGGTGAAAGAGTCGGTTTACTGCGTGTCAGAGTTTTCAGACCATTCCCAGTAGATGAGATACACGATGCCTTAAAAGGTGCTTCAAAAGTTGCAGTTATTGATAAAAACATCTCATTTGGAATAGGTGGAGTTCTCTACAACAACATCAAAGCCAAAATGTGTGATGTTGAATCTTATGGATTTATTGTGGGACTTGGAGGACGTGACATAAAACCTTCAACCATACGAGATATAGTCGATAAAACCAAAAACCCAACAAAAGACATAGAGTGGATAGGAATTAAAGAGGAGGAGCTTTAA
- the porB gene encoding pyruvate synthase subunit PorB — MEISEKEFLAPGHRACAGCGATIGVRLALKVLGENTVAVSATGCLEVVTTPYPETAWRIPWIHVAFENAAAVASGVEAAFKTLGRDSNIVVFGGDGGTVDIGLQALSGAMERGHNIIYICYDNEAYMNTGIQRSGATPYGASTTTSPAGKQSFGEDKPKKNMPMIMAAHGVPYVATASIAYPEDFMNKVKKASEVDGPAYIHLHQPCTTGWGYKPSKTIDMGRLAVETGSWILYEIEEGEFKVTYRPMQRKPVNVYLEAQKRFKHLTDEEKARIQSLVDSICTELKI, encoded by the coding sequence ATGGAGATAAGTGAAAAAGAATTTCTTGCACCAGGACACAGGGCATGCGCTGGATGCGGCGCCACCATAGGCGTCAGGCTCGCGCTTAAAGTGCTGGGTGAAAACACTGTTGCAGTATCTGCAACAGGATGTTTAGAAGTTGTAACAACACCTTATCCTGAAACTGCATGGAGAATTCCTTGGATTCACGTTGCATTCGAAAACGCTGCAGCCGTTGCATCCGGAGTTGAAGCAGCATTTAAAACCCTTGGAAGAGATTCTAACATAGTGGTCTTTGGTGGAGATGGTGGAACAGTTGACATAGGACTTCAAGCACTATCTGGAGCCATGGAAAGGGGACATAACATAATTTACATTTGTTACGATAATGAAGCTTACATGAACACGGGTATACAGAGGAGCGGTGCAACACCCTACGGCGCATCAACAACAACCTCACCTGCAGGTAAGCAAAGTTTCGGTGAGGACAAACCAAAAAAGAACATGCCAATGATAATGGCCGCCCATGGAGTGCCTTACGTTGCAACAGCATCAATAGCATACCCTGAAGATTTCATGAATAAGGTTAAAAAAGCATCAGAAGTTGATGGACCAGCATATATTCACCTCCACCAACCATGTACAACAGGTTGGGGTTACAAACCTTCAAAAACCATAGATATGGGAAGGTTAGCTGTTGAAACCGGTTCATGGATACTTTATGAAATTGAAGAAGGTGAGTTCAAGGTTACATACAGGCCAATGCAAAGAAAACCTGTCAATGTATATCTTGAAGCACAGAAAAGATTTAAACACTTAACAGATGAGGAAAAAGCCAGGATTCAAAGCCTTGTGGATTCTATCTGCACTGAGCTTAAAATATAG
- a CDS encoding 4Fe-4S dicluster domain-containing protein encodes MTLKKILIQPDVCDGCGDCEEACSKIYGISRISVREIDESHYPIVCQQCEDAPCKMICPTEAIEEEITSEKCIGCGLCMMVCPFGAISMHDRKAHKCHQCPDFDTPVCVKACSKRAIAKVDTDKMKVEKQNMHIKKLSGLGKKSKKSFDRVNVLTAHTRGRKVLQKEV; translated from the coding sequence ATGACCTTGAAAAAGATACTGATTCAACCGGACGTCTGCGACGGTTGCGGGGATTGTGAAGAGGCCTGTTCAAAGATTTACGGCATATCAAGGATCAGTGTAAGGGAAATTGATGAATCACACTATCCTATAGTCTGCCAGCAGTGCGAAGACGCCCCATGCAAAATGATATGTCCCACAGAAGCCATAGAAGAGGAGATCACCTCTGAAAAATGCATAGGCTGCGGACTATGTATGATGGTCTGTCCATTTGGAGCCATATCAATGCATGATAGAAAGGCCCATAAATGTCATCAATGCCCTGACTTCGACACACCTGTCTGTGTAAAGGCATGCTCCAAAAGAGCCATTGCAAAGGTTGATACAGACAAAATGAAGGTCGAAAAACAGAACATGCATATCAAGAAACTCTCAGGACTCGGTAAAAAATCAAAGAAAAGTTTTGATAGGGTAAATGTCTTGACAGCTCATACTAGAGGCAGAAAGGTTCTGCAGAAGGAGGTCTAA
- a CDS encoding 4Fe-4S dicluster domain-containing protein, whose translation MKELVSRPELCEDCSRCERVCPQNAIRVINGVPVHCLHCAEDRAPCKAVCPEDAIVEVDGAIIINEDDCIGCGLCKDACPIGAIYINESGIAKKCNLCIDKEVPLCVAACPTEALKTDSTDVLSGKRDRIAKELERVKLIMKY comes from the coding sequence ATGAAAGAACTCGTTTCACGACCTGAACTGTGTGAGGACTGTTCCAGATGCGAGAGGGTCTGCCCTCAAAACGCAATAAGAGTTATAAATGGTGTGCCAGTTCACTGCCTGCACTGCGCAGAGGACAGAGCTCCTTGCAAGGCAGTTTGCCCTGAAGATGCCATAGTTGAAGTTGACGGTGCAATCATCATAAATGAAGATGACTGCATAGGTTGCGGTCTCTGCAAAGATGCATGCCCAATTGGAGCTATTTATATTAATGAATCAGGAATTGCCAAAAAGTGCAACCTTTGTATAGACAAAGAAGTGCCACTTTGTGTTGCTGCCTGTCCAACAGAAGCACTTAAAACAGATTCAACGGATGTTTTATCTGGTAAAAGGGATAGGATCGCCAAGGAACTTGAAAGGGTCAAATTGATCATGAAATACTAG
- a CDS encoding fumarate hydratase, whose product MITTKQVEETISRIYKEAVIHLPEDVKQALKDAYENEDDKTARLNLKTVLDNIDAASEDDIPMCQDTGLPIVFVKLGKVEVENLYEGIRNGVERATKEVPLRPNVVDPLTRENTGSNVGKDIPQINVELIDGDYLELTVFPKGFGSENNNALKMALPGESVEGIKKFVLETVNNAGGKPCPPTIIGVGIGGSSDMVMKLAKKALLRSVGEHNPDPRLAELEDELLELVNATGIGPMGLGGKTTALDVKVELADTHTAGLPIGVCIQCWAGRHASAILRP is encoded by the coding sequence ATGATCACAACAAAACAAGTTGAGGAAACCATATCCCGCATTTATAAGGAAGCTGTTATACACCTTCCAGAAGATGTGAAACAAGCTTTGAAGGATGCATACGAAAATGAAGATGATAAAACAGCACGTTTAAACCTTAAAACCGTGCTGGACAATATTGATGCTGCTTCGGAAGATGATATTCCCATGTGCCAGGATACAGGTCTTCCAATTGTTTTTGTAAAACTTGGAAAGGTTGAAGTTGAAAACCTTTACGAAGGAATAAGAAACGGTGTTGAAAGGGCAACAAAAGAGGTTCCCCTGCGCCCAAACGTTGTGGATCCCCTGACCCGTGAAAACACAGGCAGTAACGTAGGAAAAGACATACCTCAAATAAACGTGGAGCTGATTGATGGAGATTATCTTGAATTAACAGTTTTCCCAAAGGGATTTGGCTCAGAAAACAATAACGCACTCAAAATGGCCCTTCCCGGTGAAAGTGTTGAAGGGATAAAAAAATTTGTGCTTGAAACTGTGAACAATGCAGGTGGAAAACCTTGCCCACCTACCATAATCGGCGTGGGGATTGGTGGCTCCTCAGATATGGTGATGAAGCTCGCCAAAAAGGCACTGCTGCGATCTGTAGGGGAACATAACCCAGATCCAAGGTTGGCAGAGCTTGAAGATGAGCTTCTGGAACTTGTTAATGCCACTGGCATCGGTCCAATGGGTCTTGGCGGTAAGACAACAGCTCTTGATGTTAAAGTTGAACTTGCAGATACCCATACCGCGGGTTTACCTATTGGTGTCTGTATTCAGTGTTGGGCTGGAAGGCATGCAAGTGCGATTTTACGGCCGTAA